In Pyrus communis chromosome 1, drPyrComm1.1, whole genome shotgun sequence, the following are encoded in one genomic region:
- the LOC137710278 gene encoding pentatricopeptide repeat-containing protein At1g09900-like yields MPPSTVEGRALRKSMATPARALINPSLTTTDFNAAVRINSLMKILNPQKPDRSNLGLAALNRFSPLLKPSLVIHVIKSQANPHRALFFFNWASNPNPNPNNYSHTHHCYVAITDLLLSHSLFSTAASLLQESNRLNDFLVSRFIAVHGGRGDIGAAMDWFHKAKLIENGKCLFSYNAILGALVRADRMSVAKEIYDQIVKEGMVKPDVSTCSVMINGFCKMGEMENAQKVFDEMICEPDVITYSTMIRGFCKMGDFDSARKVCGQMREKKDCLPNTVTYTILIDGYCKKGELEEAIKCMNEMEKQGCEPNQVTYSALIHGFCKKGDLDSARKVFDKMICEPDVITYNTMILGFCKKGDLDSARKVFCQMREKKDCLPNTVTYSILIDGYCKKGELEEAIQCMNEMEKQGCEPNQVTYSALIHRFCKKGDLDSARKVFDKMICEPDVITYNTMILGFCKKGDLDGARKVFCQMREKKDCLPNTVTYSILIDGYCKKGELEEAIKCMNEIEKQDCEPDLFTYSSLIYGFCKTGDLDRARRVLSRMRESKDCLPNTVTYTTLIDGYCKKGELEEAMKCMSEMEKQGCEPNQVTYNTMIHGFCKTGDLDRARRVLSRMRESKDCLPNTVTYTTLIDGYCKKGELEEAMKCMSEMEKQGCEPNQVTYSALIHGFCMTGDLDRARRVLSRMRESKDCLPNTVTYTTLIDGYCKKGELEEAMRCMSEMEKQGCEPNQVTYNALIHGFCKMGEMKNAQKLFNEMTCEPNVINYNTMIHGFCKTGDFDSARRVLSRMRESKDCLPNNVFNFD; encoded by the coding sequence ATGCCACCTTCTACTGTGGAAGGAAGGGCTTTGAGGAAATCAATGGCTACACCAGCCAGAGCCCTAATCAACCCATCTCTCACAACTACAGATTTCAATGCGGCAGTCCGCATAAACTCCCTTATGAAAATTCTAAACCCACAAAAACCCGACCGCTCTAATCTGGGTTTAGCGGCTCTCAACCGTTTCTCGCCTCTCCTGAAACCAAGCCTTGTAATCCACGTGATCAAATCTCAGGCCAACCCTCACCGtgccctcttcttcttcaactgggcttcaaaccctaaccctaatcccAACAATTATTCCCACACTCACCATTGCTACGTGGCCATCACCGACCTCCTCCTCTCCCACTCTCTCTTCTCCACCGCTGCCTCACTCCTTCAAGAATCCAATAGACTCAATGATTTCTTGGTCAGCAGGTTTATCGCAGTTCATGGCGGACGAGGGGATATCGGAGCCGCCATGGATTGGTTTCACAAGGCGAAGTTGATCGAGAACGGGAAATGCTTGTTTTCGTACAATGCGATTTTGGGTGCTCTGGTTAGGGCTGACAGGATGAGTGTAGCTAAGGAAATATATGATCAGATTGTGAAGGAAGGTATGGTGAAGCCCGATGTCTCGACTTGTAGCGTAATGATTAATGGGTTTTGCAAAATGGGTGAAATGGAGAATGCCCagaaggtgtttgatgaaatgattTGTGAGCCAGATGTGATTACTTACAGTACCATGATTCGTGGGTTTTGTAAGATGGGTGATTTTGATAGCGCAAGGAAGGTTTGTGGTCAGATGAGGGAGAAAAAGGATTGTTTGCCCAATACAGTAACATATACAATTTTGATTGATGGGTATTGCAAGAAAGGCGAGTTGGAGGAGGCGATCAAGTGTATGAATGAAATGGAGAAGCAGGGATGTGAGCCCAATCAAGTTACTTACAGTGCTCTGATTCATGGATTTTGTAAAAAGGGTGATCTTGATAGTGCAAGGaaagtgtttgataaaatgaTTTGTGAGCCAGATGTGATTACTTACAATACCATGATTCTTGGATTTTGTAAAAAAGGTGATCTTGATAGTGCAAGGAAAGTGTTTTGTCAGATGAGGGAGAAAAAGGATTGTTTGCCCAATACAGTAACATATTCAATTTTGATTGACGGGTATTGCAAGAAAGGCGAGTTGGAGGAGGCGATCCAGTGTATGAATGAAATGGAGAAGCAGGGATGTGAGCCCAATCAAGTTACTTACAGTGCTCTGATTCATAGATTTTGTAAAAAGGGTGATCTTGATAGTGCAAGGaaagtgtttgataaaatgaTTTGTGAGCCAGATGTGATTACTTACAATACCATGATTCTTGGATTTTGTAAAAAAGGTGATCTTGATGGTGCAAGGAAAGTGTTTTGTCAGATGAGGGAGAAAAAGGATTGTTTGCCCAATACAGTAACATATTCAATTTTGATTGATGGGTATTGTAAGAAAGGCGAGTTGGAGGAGGCGATCAAGTGTATGAATGAAATAGAGAAGCAGGATTGTGAGCCTGATCTATTTACTTACAGTTCTTTAATTTATGGTTTCTGTAAGACGGGTGATTTGGATAGGGCGAGGCGAGTTTTGAGTCGGATGAGGGAGAGCAAGGATTGTTTGCCCAATACGGTAACTTATACAACTTTGATTGACGGGTATTGTAAGAAAGGCGAGTTGGAGGAGGCGATGAAGTGCATGAGTGAAATGGAGAAGCAGGGATGTGAGCCCAATCAAGTTACTTACAATACCATGATTCATGGTTTCTGTAAGACGGGTGATTTGGATAGGGCGAGGCGAGTTTTGAGTCGGATGAGGGAGAGCAAGGATTGTTTGCCCAATACGGTAACTTATACAACTTTGATTGACGGGTATTGTAAGAAAGGCGAGTTGGAGGAGGCGATGAAGTGCATGAGTGAAATGGAGAAGCAGGGATGTGAGCCCAATCAAGTTACTTACAGTGCTCTGATTCATGGTTTCTGTATGACGGGTGATTTGGATAGGGCGAGGCGAGTTTTGAGTCGGATGAGGGAGAGCAAGGATTGTTTGCCCAATACGGTAACTTATACAACTTTGATTGATGGGTATTGTAAGAAGGGCGAGTTGGAGGAGGCGATGAGGTGTATGAGTGAAATGGAGAAGCAGGGATGTGAGCCCAATCAAGTTACTTACAATGCTCTGATTCATGGATTTTGTAAAATGGGTGAAATGAAGAATGCTCAGAAACTGTTTAATGAAATGACCTGCGAGCCAAATGTGATTAATTACAATACTATGATTCATGGGTTTTGTAAGACAGGTGATTTTGATAGTGCGAGGCGAGTTTTGAGTCGGATGAGGGAAAGTAAGGATTGTCTACCCAATAACGTATTCAACTTTGATTGA
- the LOC137739056 gene encoding PHD finger protein ALFIN-LIKE 4-like, with protein MDGGAPYNPRTVEEVFRDFKGRRAGMIKALTTEVEDFFQQCDPEKENLCLYGFPSEQWEVNLPAEEVPPELPEPALGINFARDGMQEKDWLSLVAVHSDAWLLAVAFYFGARFGFDKADRKRLFNMINELPTIFEVVTGTAKKQVKEKSSNSNHGSNRSKSNSKRGSEPQPRHSKALQSKDAEEDEEEGVEDEEEDEDEHGETLCGACGENYAADEFWICCDICEKWFHGKCVKITPARAEHIKQYKCPSCSNKRAKH; from the exons ATGGACGGCGGTGCTCCGTACAACCCGCGCACGGTGGAGGAGGTCTTCAGAGACTTCAAAGGGCGGAGGGCCGGCATGATTAAAGCTCTCACCACCG AGGTCGAAGACTTTTTTCAGCAGTGTGACCCTG AGAAGGAAAATCTTTGCCTTTATGGATTTCCAAGCGAGCAGTGGGAGGTTAATTTGCCTGCGGAGGAGGTTCCCCCAGAGCTTCCGGAGCCAGCGCTTGGTATCAACTTTGCGAGAGATGGGATGCAAGAAAAGGACTGGTTATCCTTGGTTGCTGTCCACAGTGACGCATGGTTGCTTGCAGTGGCATTTTATTTTGGTGCTAGGTTTGGATTTGATAAGGCTGATAG GAAACGCCTTTTTAATATGATAAATGAACTTCCAACAATATTCGAGGTTGTGACAGGGACAGCCAAGAAACAAGTGAAGGAGAAgtcatcaaattcaaatcaTGGCAGCAACAGATCTAAGTCAAACTCTAAG CGAGGTTCTGAGCCTCAACCCAGGCATTCAAAGGCATTGCAATCAAAGGACGcagaggaggatgaggaagaaggtgtggaagatgaagaagaggatgaggatgagcATGGGGAGACACTGTGTGGGGCCTGTGGAGAGAACTACGCAGCTGATGAGTTTTGGATTTGCTGCGATATCTGCGAGAAGTGGTTCCACGGTAAGTGTGTCAAGATCACGCCAGCAAGAGCCGAGCATATTAAGCAGTACAAATGCCCATCTTGCAGCAACAAGAGAGCCAAACATTGA
- the LOC137739046 gene encoding uncharacterized protein, protein MSLSAAEDDSASEIHIPADIDWHMLDKSKFFFLGAALFSGVSGALYPIVVLKTRQQVSPTQISCLKMSCAIMRYEGPKGFYRGFGTSLMGTIPARALYMTALEVTKSNVGTVTVRLGFSDTTAMAIANAAAGLSSAMAAQLVWTPIDVVSQRLMVQGCTSSTRHILPNVSSYKYRNGLDAFRKILHADGLRGLYRGFGIASLTYAPSNAVWWASYSVAHRLIWDGYGCYMCKKDESGSGNGSNLRPDCKAMLAVQAFSAGMASGFSALITMPLDTVKTRLQVLDAEENGQRRPLTIMQTVRNLVREGGFAACYRGLGPRWASVAMSSTTMVTTYEFLKRMSTKNQ, encoded by the coding sequence ATGAGCTTGAGCGCGGCCGAGGACGATTCGGCTTCGGAAATTCACATCCCAGCTGATATAGATTGGCATATGCTGGACAAGTCCAAGTTTTTCTTTCTGGGTGCTGCTTTGTTTTCTGGTGTATCAGGTGCTCTGTATCCAATTGTAGTGTTAAAAACCCGTCAACAAGTGTCACCCACTCAGATTTCTTGCTTGAAGATGTCTTGTGCTATCATGCGCTACGAAGGTCCTAAAGGGTTTTACAGAGGTTTTGGGACCTCTCTGATGGGAACAATTCCGGCTCGAGCGCTTTACATGACGGCGCTTGAAGTTACCAAGAGCAATGTTGGGACTGTGACTGTTAGATTAGGATTTTCGGATACTACAGCTATGGCAATAGCGAATGCTGCTGCAGGGTTGAGCTCAGCCATGGCGGCCCAATTAGTTTGGACCCCGATCGATGTTGTGAGCCAGAGACTCATGGTTCAGGGCTGCACCAGCAGCACCAGACACATCCTCCCCAATGTGAGTTCTTATAAGTACAGAAATGGCCTTGATGCTTTTAGGAAAATTTTACATGCCGATGGATTGAGAGGATTGTACAGGGGATTTGGGATTGCGTCACTGACTTATGCACCTTCAAATGCGGTTTGGTGGGCTTCTTACTCTGTTGCACACAGACTAATTTGGGATGGTTACGGTTGCTATATGTGTAAGAAAGATGAGAGTGGCTCAGGCAACGGGTCTAATTTGCGGCCTGATTGCAAAGCAATGCTGGCAGTGCAGGCGTTCAGTGCAGGCATGGCAAGTGGGTTTTCTGCTCTGATTACCATGCCGCTGGATACTGTCAAGACGCGCTTGCAAGTTCTGGATGCAGAAGAAAACGGGCAAAGAAGACCGCTGACAATAATGCAGACGGTGAGAAATCTGGTGAGGGAAGGAGGGTTTGCTGCTTGTTACAGGGGGCTAGGGCCTAGGTGGGCTTCAGTGGCAATGTCTTCCACAACCATGGTTACTACCTATGAGTTTCTCAAAAGAATGTCTACCAAGAATCAATAG